A stretch of Fundicoccus culcitae DNA encodes these proteins:
- the rsmD gene encoding 16S rRNA (guanine(966)-N(2))-methyltransferase RsmD, with amino-acid sequence MRVVAGIYGSRRLKAVPGENTRPTTDKIKESVFNMLGGYFEGGVCLDFYGGSGAMAIEAVSRGMDQAIITEMYRPAIQTIEANIAQLEAEDNFIILKGNNRQSLNKYLVKNASIRFDLIILDPPYAKAAIVDDIEWLEQHALIANHARIICETDHHFDLPMEIRQLKQVKQKIYGQTKITIYERG; translated from the coding sequence ATGAGGGTGGTAGCTGGTATCTATGGTAGCCGGCGTTTGAAGGCTGTTCCAGGTGAAAATACGCGTCCGACAACGGATAAGATTAAAGAAAGTGTCTTTAATATGTTGGGGGGGTATTTTGAAGGAGGCGTTTGCTTAGATTTTTATGGTGGAAGTGGAGCCATGGCAATCGAAGCCGTCTCACGTGGTATGGATCAAGCGATTATTACGGAAATGTATCGTCCAGCGATTCAAACGATTGAAGCCAACATCGCTCAATTAGAGGCAGAAGACAACTTTATCATCTTAAAGGGGAACAATCGTCAATCCTTAAATAAATACCTGGTTAAAAATGCTAGCATACGTTTCGATTTGATTATTTTAGATCCACCTTATGCCAAAGCAGCCATTGTAGATGATATTGAATGGTTGGAGCAACACGCTTTAATCGCTAACCATGCTCGAATTATTTGCGAAACTGATCATCATTTCGATTTACCTATGGAAATTAGGCAATTAAAACAAGTAAAACAGAAAATTTATGGGCAAACGAAGATTACCATCTATGAAAGAGGCTGA
- the coaD gene encoding pantetheine-phosphate adenylyltransferase, protein MNNKTRIGIFAGSFDPLTNGHFDLIKRSSKIFDQVIVLIAVNTSKTALFTALERFALIEAVIKDIANVKVDVLEDDLVANYFKKVNGTAMIRGLRNSQDYEYESNIDIINKKQNDELDTVLLYADNQYRYLSSSLIKEIATFHGDISEMVPEEVEQAMKVKYNYPK, encoded by the coding sequence ATGAACAATAAGACAAGGATAGGCATATTTGCTGGTAGTTTTGATCCTTTAACGAATGGACATTTTGATTTAATTAAGCGAAGTTCAAAAATTTTTGATCAAGTCATAGTACTGATTGCCGTTAATACAAGCAAAACGGCTTTGTTTACTGCTTTAGAACGCTTTGCACTTATTGAAGCAGTAATTAAAGATATCGCGAATGTGAAAGTAGATGTTTTAGAAGATGATTTAGTTGCCAATTACTTTAAAAAAGTGAATGGAACAGCAATGATACGGGGCTTGCGTAATTCGCAAGATTATGAGTATGAAAGTAACATTGATATTATTAATAAAAAGCAAAATGATGAGCTTGATACGGTCTTATTGTATGCCGATAATCAATATCGTTATTTAAGTTCGAGTTTAATTAAGGAAATTGCAACTTTTCATGGTGACATTAGTGAGATGGTTCCAGAAGAAGTTGAACAAGCGATGAAAGTTAAGTATAACTATCCAAAGTAA
- a CDS encoding YlbG family protein, which translates to MDFEMVERQALIIWVYTLKHVKNLRKYGYIHYTSKKSKYIVMYVDKQQAPSVIKQLNQLHFIRQVDVSHRDEIDMTFKDAIPNRIDPNQRKEVETQSEDFLHNLAQSLEISKKQSHKEETV; encoded by the coding sequence ATGGATTTTGAAATGGTTGAACGTCAAGCTCTAATTATATGGGTTTATACGTTAAAACATGTTAAAAATTTACGCAAGTATGGTTATATTCATTATACAAGTAAAAAATCGAAATACATTGTTATGTACGTTGATAAGCAACAAGCGCCTTCGGTTATTAAGCAATTGAATCAGCTGCATTTTATTCGTCAAGTGGATGTTTCCCATCGTGATGAGATTGATATGACATTTAAAGACGCCATTCCTAATCGTATTGACCCCAATCAACGAAAAGAAGTGGAGACACAATCGGAAGATTTCCTTCATAATTTAGCGCAATCCTTAGAAATATCAAAAAAACAGTCACATAAAGAGGAAACCGTATGA